In the Stakelama saccharophila genome, TCGAGCTTCGACGGCGCGGTCGGGTCCTTGTCGAAGGCGTTGGCGTAAGGGTCGATCAGGATGCAGCGCGCCTGACGCTGGATCAGACCCTGGAACAGCCGCTTGAGCTTCGCGTCCTTCGCGACGAGGTGGATATAGGGCTGCACCTGCGCCGAACTGTCGCGCAGCCACATCGCCTCGATATCGCCGGTGATGACGAACGTGTCGGGCCGGCCGTCGAGCGTACCCGTCTGCACCGTGGTATCGAGCGTGTTGGGATAGCAATTCTCGAACATCCAGGCGAGTTCGGGATCGGCGATCTTCGCCTTCACCCGCGCGATCTCCGCCTCGATGGCCGGGCTAGTGAAGTTGCGCTCCGCCGGCGCCGGACGCTTGCTGACGAACTGCGCGGCGCGCGCGGCGCCCGGCAGTGCGGCCGTGAACGCTACCGCGCCCGCACCTGCCATGATCTCGCGACGATTGGGGGTCATATTCGCTCTCCGGATCAGTTGGCGGGCGCGCTCAGTGAAAAGGGCGCGTCGGCGGGGGCGCTGCCCCATTCCTTGTTCGGCGTCGGCCCCATGACGAAACTCAGCGTGCCGCCCTGTTCCAGCGCGTCATGCGTCAGATACGTCTTGGCGTGCGGTTTGCCGTTGAACGTGACGGACTGCACATAGACGTTTTCCGGGCTGTTGTTCTCCGCCACGATGCGCAGCGTCTTGCCCGTCGGCATCTGCAGCGTGACGTCCCGGAACAGCGGGCTGCCGATCGCATATTGCCCTGTCGCCGACGCGACCGGATAAAAGCCGAGCGCGGAGAAAACGTACCAGGCCGAAGTCTGGCCGTTATCCTCGTCGCCCGGATAGCCGTCGGGCGCCGGTGAGTAGAGCTTCGCCATGATGTCGCGCACATGATATTGCGTCTTCCACGGCGCGCCGGCCCAGTCATAGAGATAGGGCATGTGCTGGATCGGCTGGTTGCCGTGCGCATATTGCCCCATGTCGACGATCTGCATCTCGCGGATCTCGTGGATCACCTGGCCGTAATAGCTGTCGTCGAAGATCGGCGGTCGGGTGAAGATCGAATCGAGCCGGTCGACGAACTTGTCGCGCCCGCCCATCAGGTTGATCAGCCCCTGCGGGTCCTGCATCACCGCCCAGCTATAATGCAGCGCGTTGCCCTCGGTGAAGGCGTCGCCCCATTTGTACGGGTTGAACGGCGTCTCCCACGACCCGTCCTTGTTGCGGCCGCGGATCCAGCCGCTTTCCGGATCGTAGAGCCTGCGGTAATTCAGCGCCCGTTCGGCATATTTCTTCGCATCGGCGTCCTTGCCGAGCGCCTTCGCCATTTGCGAGATGGAAAAATCGGCCGTGGCATATTCCAGCGTGCGCGCCGCATTCTCGTTGATGCCGACATCATAGGGGACATAACCCAGCCGGTTGTAATATTCCGCACCCTCGCGCCCCACCGCGTTCACGACGTTGCCGCGCTTGTCGGTCGGCCGCCCCTCGCTGGTCGTCGCGTTCTTGATCATCGCTTCATAGAGCGTCTCGGCATCGAAGCCGCGCACGCCGTTGACATAGGCGTCGGCGATCAGGTTCGCGGAATTCGACCCGATCATCACGTTGCGATAGCCGGGGCTCGCCCATTCGGGCAGCCAGCCGCCCTCCTGATAGGTGTTGACCAGCCCCTGCATGATGTGGCTGTCCAGTTCCGGATACATCAGCGCGAAGAAGGGAAAGACCGCGCGCCAGGTGTCCCAGAAACCGTTGTCGGTGAACATGTACCCGTCATGCACCTTGCCGTCATACGGGCTGTAATGGACGATCTTCCCGTCGGCGCCCTTTTCATAGAATTTGCGCGGAAATTGCAGCATCCGGTACAGCGCCGAATAGAAGGTGCGCGCATTTTCCCGCTGCGGATTCCGGATGCGGATGCGCGACAGCTCCTTTTCCCACGCGGCCTTCGCCTTGGCCCTGGTCGCCTCGAAATCGTCGCTGCCGATTTCGGTGCGCAGGTTGCGCAGCGCCTGTTCGGGGCTGATGAAGGACGACGCCACCTTGACGTGGACCTGCTCGCCTTCATCCGTCCTGAAGCTCACCACCGCGCCGACATGGTCGCCTTCGCGCGTGCGGTCGGCGGTCAGTTGGCCGTTGTCGTCCCAGGTGCGCGTGACGGTGAAGTCATGGTCGAACTCGGCGACGAAATAGTTGTGGAAATTGTCCGGCACGCCGCCGTGATTGTTGCGGACATAGCCGATGATGCGCCGGTTTTTCGCATCCACCTTGACCATCGACCCGCCGGCCAGGCCGTCGAGCAGGATATGCGCATCGTCGCTGTCGGGAAAGGTGAAGCGGAATTGCGCGGCACGCGCGGTCGGCGCGACTTCGGCCGTCACGTCATAGTCGGCGAGATAGACCTTGTAGGAATAGGGATGCGCCACCTCGGCCTTGTGGCTGTACCAGCTTCCACGCTCCTCCTGCTCGATCTTGAGCGGCCCCGTCTCGGCAAACAGCGAAAAGGCGGCGTAATCGTTCATCCACGGGCTGGGCTGGTGCGTCTGCTTGATGCCGTTGATCTTTTCGGCGTCGTAGGTGTAGCCCCAGCCGCTTCCCGGCTCGCCCGTCACCGGCGTCCAGCTATTCATGCCGAACGGCACGGTTACCGCCGGATAGGTATTGCCATAGGACAGCCGGTAGCTGGAATCGGTTCCCATCAGCGGGTTGACGAGGTCCGCCAGCACCGGCTGCGCGTCCGCGCCGGCCGATGCCGACTGCGCCAGTGCGGTGGGCGCGCCGGCGCCGCCAAGGGTCAGCGCGGCAGCCGCGGTGCCGAGCGCCATGCGCCTGATCGTTTTCACTAGAGCTTCTCCCCTTCTGCCGGTCACTGCGGCAACGGGCGCGGCTTCACGCCCTCGTTCGTCATTTTCACCGGACGGATCGTCCCGTCCGCGTTGAAGTTCATCCGGTCGATGGCGAGCTGCCGGTGCTCGCCCTTCGTCTCGTCCAGCGGACGGCGGTGATAGGCGATATACCAGTCGTCGGTGCCGGGAATGTTGACCACCGAATGATGCCCCGCCCCGCGCGCGATCTCAAAGTCCTGGGTCAGGATCTTCCCCATCGGCTTGAACGGCCCCGTCGGCGAAGGCCCCATGGCATAGGCGACCGAATAATCGGGGCCGGTCCAGCCGCCCTCCGACCACATCAGGTAATAGACGCCCTTGCGCTTGATGACGAAAGAGCCCTCGACATAGCCGGGCGGCGTGATTTCCTTGAAGGTGCTGCCGTCCGGGAATGTCTCGACCGAACGCAGATCGTCGGAAAGGCGCACCACGTTGCAGTGCTGCCAGCCGCCATAATAGAGATAGACCTGCCCGTCGTCGTCGCGAAACACGAACGGGTCGATCGGCTGCGCGCCATTGTGGAAGGCGGAGATCAGCGGCTTGCCGATCGCATCCTTGAACGGCCCGCCGGGATCGTCCGACACCGCCACGCCGATGCCGCCGGTCTCGCCGTCCTTCTGAATATCGTTGGCGCCGAAGAAAAGGTAATATTGGCCGTCCTTCTCGATCGCCGAGGGCGCCCACACGGCATAGGCCGCCCAGGAAACATTCTCGACGTCCAGGACGTGCTCGTGCTTGGTCCAGTGGACGAGGTCGGGCGAGGAAAAGGCGTTGAAGAAGGTCTGGATGCCATAGGACGGCCGGACCATCTTGTTCTCGCGCAATTGTTTCTGCGCGTCGCTGAAATGCTTCGACCGGTCGGGCGTCTTATAATCGTCCGAATAGGTGGGATAGATCCAGTATTGCCCGTCGAAGACCCGGATTTCGGGATCGGCGTACCAGCCCTTCACGATCGGATTGTCGGCGAGCGCCGGAACCGCGGCCAGCGCACACAGGGCGCCGATCGCAACCGTCGAAAATTTCAGCCTCATACTGCTTCGGCCCCCCGCGGCCCAGGTGATAAAAGGATGGGACGGCCGGCCGTGGCGGGCCGTCCCAGGTTGGGGATGCTCTAAACCAGGTCAGAAATTGTACGAAACACCGACATAGGCCCGCCGCCCGGAATAGGCGTTCGAGATGAACCGTGCCTTTGTGTCGTTTCCGAGATGCTGACGCTGCTCCGACTTGGTCAGGTTGATGACCGAGGCAGTCAGTTGAACGTTTTCGAACAGAGCGTACGAAGCGTTCAAATCCACCTGTTCATACGGATCCGAATAAATGTTCAGCCCGGACGAAAGTCCCCCGACAACCTCGCCCCGACGATTGTAGGACGCACGCAGCAGCACCGGGCCGTGCTCGTAGAATATCGAGGCATTGACCTGCGTCTTGGCGCTTCCGACCAGCGGTGACGTGCCGACCTTTTCTCCGTTCAGGCTGACATCCGCAACGGACGTGTCGTTGTAGGTGAAGTTCACCTGCGCACCCAGCCCGAAGTCGAGCGTGTGCTGCGCATAGAGTTCGATGCCCTGCGACACCGCCGATGATCCGTTCGCCTGCGTCGAATATTGCTGGACCGTCACCGTTTCGCCGGCGACTTCCTGCTGCACGTCCAGCACCAGCGGCACGATGAAATCGCTCACATCCTTGCGGAACGCCGACGCGCCGATCACCGATCCGGGCTGGAAATACCATTCCACGCCAATGTCGTACTGCCATGCGTTGAACGGCTTCAGGTCAAAATTACCGCCATTGCCGAACCAGCCGGGCAGCGCGCCGTACTGCGCCCGATCGAACACGAACGGGTCCGCGTTGAAGGTCAGCGAGCGCGCACCGGCCAGATCGCCGTAGCCGGGACGCGAGATCACCTTCGACACCGCGCCGCGGACCAACAGGTCAGGCGTTACGTTCCACGCGATGTTGAAGCTCGGCAGGACGTTCGTGTAGCTCTTCGATTCCGAATTCTGGTCATAGACCCGCACCTCGCGCTGATCTTGCGGGATCACGAGACAGTTGCCGTCTTCACCTACGGGCTTGTTGGGATCGAACGGGCCGTCCGGGCCGTCTACGCAATAATCGTTTTCGTAATAGAGCGTATCGGTCGAAACGCCGTTTTGCTTGGTGTTTACAACCCGCACGCCGATATTGCCGCGGATGGTGTCGGTCTTGTAGTTGAGCTGGGCATAGCCCGCCCAGATCCGCTCGCCGATATCGTACCGGTTCTGCGGCTCGGGCACGCGGATCGGCCCGTTATACGTCTCGTTCAGATACGAGATGTAGTTTTCCATGTTGATCGCCGGGAAGGCGTTCGTCTCGAACCCGCCGGCGATATTGCCGAGCGACTGGGGATAGAAGAATTCCGGCAGTGCCAGCGCGCCACCCGGCGTATCCTGGAAGCGCAGCGTGTTGGCCGCGTCCGAATACCATTCGAACCTTCCGGTTTCGCGGTGGATCGACGTATCGCGCCATTTGGCGCCGGCCTGGATCGAATCGATGAACGAGTCGAAATGCCGCGTGACGTCGACCTGAGCATAGCGGTGCGACAGCGTGCTGTTGGAAAAGCCCGAACCGGTCGACCCAAGGTCGATCTGCGCGGTGCCGTCGAGCATGTTCTGCAACACGTCGGGCGAGAATTCCATCGCCAGACCCTGGTTGGTGAAATTCCACCCGCTGAAGAGATTGCCGTTGTCGTTGCCGTTGCGCGGCTTGGCCTGCGCGAAGAACTGAAACGACGGACCACCCTTCGACTTCGTCTTGCCCAGCGCGAAATGAACGTCGAGGCTGTCGGTGTTCCAGTCGCCCTGCACGTCATAGGTGTTGGAGACGCTCTTTTGACGCGTCAGCGTGTTTTGCGGCGCGGGCGTTTCCATCGTGCAAAGATTCGAATTGTCCGCGGTGGGTTCGCGGCATTCGGTGCCTTCGGGCGGAACCTCGAACGACGCGCCGGTAAAGATCGTGCCGCTGGGGTCCAGCGTCGCACCGGTGAAGAAATTGCCATAGCCCCATTCCGGGATCTTGACGGTGCTCGACTTGTAATCGCCGTCCAACTGGAACCGGAAATAGTTCGCCGTGATCGTCAGGTTGTCGAACGG is a window encoding:
- a CDS encoding glycoside hydrolase family 43 protein; the encoded protein is MRLKFSTVAIGALCALAAVPALADNPIVKGWYADPEIRVFDGQYWIYPTYSDDYKTPDRSKHFSDAQKQLRENKMVRPSYGIQTFFNAFSSPDLVHWTKHEHVLDVENVSWAAYAVWAPSAIEKDGQYYLFFGANDIQKDGETGGIGVAVSDDPGGPFKDAIGKPLISAFHNGAQPIDPFVFRDDDGQVYLYYGGWQHCNVVRLSDDLRSVETFPDGSTFKEITPPGYVEGSFVIKRKGVYYLMWSEGGWTGPDYSVAYAMGPSPTGPFKPMGKILTQDFEIARGAGHHSVVNIPGTDDWYIAYHRRPLDETKGEHRQLAIDRMNFNADGTIRPVKMTNEGVKPRPLPQ
- a CDS encoding GH92 family glycosyl hydrolase → MALGTAAAALTLGGAGAPTALAQSASAGADAQPVLADLVNPLMGTDSSYRLSYGNTYPAVTVPFGMNSWTPVTGEPGSGWGYTYDAEKINGIKQTHQPSPWMNDYAAFSLFAETGPLKIEQEERGSWYSHKAEVAHPYSYKVYLADYDVTAEVAPTARAAQFRFTFPDSDDAHILLDGLAGGSMVKVDAKNRRIIGYVRNNHGGVPDNFHNYFVAEFDHDFTVTRTWDDNGQLTADRTREGDHVGAVVSFRTDEGEQVHVKVASSFISPEQALRNLRTEIGSDDFEATRAKAKAAWEKELSRIRIRNPQRENARTFYSALYRMLQFPRKFYEKGADGKIVHYSPYDGKVHDGYMFTDNGFWDTWRAVFPFFALMYPELDSHIMQGLVNTYQEGGWLPEWASPGYRNVMIGSNSANLIADAYVNGVRGFDAETLYEAMIKNATTSEGRPTDKRGNVVNAVGREGAEYYNRLGYVPYDVGINENAARTLEYATADFSISQMAKALGKDADAKKYAERALNYRRLYDPESGWIRGRNKDGSWETPFNPYKWGDAFTEGNALHYSWAVMQDPQGLINLMGGRDKFVDRLDSIFTRPPIFDDSYYGQVIHEIREMQIVDMGQYAHGNQPIQHMPYLYDWAGAPWKTQYHVRDIMAKLYSPAPDGYPGDEDNGQTSAWYVFSALGFYPVASATGQYAIGSPLFRDVTLQMPTGKTLRIVAENNSPENVYVQSVTFNGKPHAKTYLTHDALEQGGTLSFVMGPTPNKEWGSAPADAPFSLSAPAN
- a CDS encoding TonB-dependent receptor — translated: MKRAGQFHLSTLSGRERLVRNLMLTASAVVGFAGVAHAQDAAATNAQDQQVPAQDAPSNQPPAGQAAAPTGSEIVVTGYRQSIEESLTQKREANAFIDVITAEDVGKFPDKNVADSLQRVPGVVITRDGGEGSRVSIRGLSSDLTLTELNGNFIASSGDNPSRSFDYLLLPSTFIGSVEVYKSSEARLDEGGVGGVIINHTRKPFDLEPWSGNISVEGTYADVTEKVEPNISGLLSWKDPSERLGFLVGATYQERTNRTLSSNGSAWHWWSDRDENGDIITPATDVNGNSLADNDGIAYWPGEGVTTRDGQHYSGYWAPQSVDANIFDQKRKRLGIQATAQMKPFDNLTITANYFRFQLDGDYKSSTVKIPEWGYGNFFTGATLDPSGTIFTGASFEVPPEGTECREPTADNSNLCTMETPAPQNTLTRQKSVSNTYDVQGDWNTDSLDVHFALGKTKSKGGPSFQFFAQAKPRNGNDNGNLFSGWNFTNQGLAMEFSPDVLQNMLDGTAQIDLGSTGSGFSNSTLSHRYAQVDVTRHFDSFIDSIQAGAKWRDTSIHRETGRFEWYSDAANTLRFQDTPGGALALPEFFYPQSLGNIAGGFETNAFPAINMENYISYLNETYNGPIRVPEPQNRYDIGERIWAGYAQLNYKTDTIRGNIGVRVVNTKQNGVSTDTLYYENDYCVDGPDGPFDPNKPVGEDGNCLVIPQDQREVRVYDQNSESKSYTNVLPSFNIAWNVTPDLLVRGAVSKVISRPGYGDLAGARSLTFNADPFVFDRAQYGALPGWFGNGGNFDLKPFNAWQYDIGVEWYFQPGSVIGASAFRKDVSDFIVPLVLDVQQEVAGETVTVQQYSTQANGSSAVSQGIELYAQHTLDFGLGAQVNFTYNDTSVADVSLNGEKVGTSPLVGSAKTQVNASIFYEHGPVLLRASYNRRGEVVGGLSSGLNIYSDPYEQVDLNASYALFENVQLTASVINLTKSEQRQHLGNDTKARFISNAYSGRRAYVGVSYNF